Proteins encoded within one genomic window of Mycobacterium gallinarum:
- a CDS encoding DUF305 domain-containing protein, with protein MAYEERGHGTLCRCLREPADVLRTLELTTRIRGPFRVISVAFGLLITIAVAGCGKTEGVSAQRPSNTSVVTAEEAHTRFDVLFARDIIDHNAQAIALSNLAIVKDGLAPEIVDIASRITDSSSRRTDELQALLLDWGFAPMSADSAPPTGAPNLPVRPGEHPLATEIDFRRLTDAAQARAADVYLELMIKQHQFTISAARDELQSGSHPDAMAIARSLVESQQAETSVMEALQR; from the coding sequence ATGGCTTACGAAGAACGCGGTCACGGGACCCTTTGCCGATGTTTGCGTGAACCAGCTGATGTGCTGCGTACGCTCGAACTGACCACTCGTATTCGTGGCCCATTCCGCGTGATATCCGTCGCATTCGGACTTCTGATCACGATTGCCGTGGCGGGATGTGGCAAGACAGAAGGCGTTTCGGCGCAACGTCCTTCAAACACCTCGGTTGTCACCGCCGAAGAAGCACACACCCGGTTCGACGTCTTATTCGCACGCGACATCATCGACCACAACGCACAAGCTATCGCGTTGAGCAACCTGGCTATCGTCAAGGACGGTCTCGCGCCCGAAATCGTCGACATCGCAAGCCGAATCACCGACAGCAGCTCCCGCCGCACCGATGAGCTGCAGGCGCTTCTCCTGGACTGGGGATTCGCCCCCATGAGCGCGGACTCAGCTCCTCCAACTGGCGCACCGAACCTTCCCGTTCGGCCAGGCGAACACCCCCTAGCCACCGAGATAGACTTTCGCCGCTTGACCGATGCGGCCCAAGCGCGCGCGGCGGACGTGTACCTCGAACTGATGATCAAGCAGCACCAGTTCACGATCTCTGCCGCGCGTGATGAACTTCAATCAGGGTCACACCCCGATGCGATGGCCATTGCCCGATCGCTCGTCGAAAGTCAGCAGGCCGAGACCTCTGTCATGGAGGCACTGCAACGCTGA
- a CDS encoding M56 family metallopeptidase has product MTVTAALLLYVVAVLSIGPKLLARITADGGAPRLAIAAWLTAVVTVLGCSIAAIALLLIEAAGHWDSPDALLVSCLERLHAILVGHAGWPARIVATAAVAIAAGSLLAVCVRVGRALSRMRRHTFAHADAVRLVGSSDGSDVVFLEASERAAYCVAGRPPAIVVTTAALAALDQAQLAAVVAHERAHLDGRHAYVVAAMRGLTTALPKIGLFTSAATHISSLLEMCADDAAARRHGRQPLLAGLLTLSGAHTPAHGLAAAGVAVLARAERLSDPPKGFARIQTHLTLSGAVAAMAATPLAIVALSLSGVLICFA; this is encoded by the coding sequence ATGACCGTCACGGCGGCATTGCTGCTCTACGTCGTGGCAGTCCTATCGATCGGACCGAAGCTGTTGGCCCGGATAACCGCCGATGGCGGTGCTCCACGCCTGGCGATAGCAGCCTGGCTCACGGCCGTCGTTACCGTACTCGGCTGCTCGATTGCTGCTATAGCGCTGCTACTCATCGAGGCCGCCGGGCACTGGGACAGCCCTGACGCGTTGCTCGTGTCCTGTCTGGAGCGTCTCCATGCAATTCTCGTCGGGCACGCGGGGTGGCCGGCCCGAATAGTGGCAACAGCCGCAGTGGCCATCGCTGCCGGGAGCCTGCTGGCAGTTTGCGTTCGAGTCGGCCGCGCTCTGAGTCGCATGCGCAGGCACACCTTCGCGCACGCAGACGCCGTGCGCCTGGTCGGTAGTTCAGACGGCAGCGACGTCGTGTTCCTCGAGGCATCCGAGCGTGCGGCGTACTGCGTGGCGGGCCGTCCACCGGCGATCGTCGTGACCACGGCTGCTCTCGCTGCACTCGATCAAGCACAACTGGCGGCCGTCGTCGCCCATGAGCGTGCTCACCTCGACGGGCGCCACGCCTATGTCGTCGCCGCGATGCGCGGACTGACCACCGCGCTGCCCAAGATAGGGCTCTTCACAAGCGCAGCCACCCACATCAGTTCTCTGCTGGAGATGTGTGCCGATGACGCCGCCGCGCGGCGACACGGTCGTCAGCCTCTCCTGGCGGGTCTGTTGACCCTTTCAGGCGCCCACACGCCGGCCCACGGTTTGGCTGCCGCCGGCGTTGCCGTGCTCGCCCGCGCCGAGCGGTTATCGGATCCACCCAAGGGATTCGCACGAATCCAAACCCACCTCACGCTCAGCGGTGCGGTCGCGGCGATGGCCGCTACCCCCTTGGCCATCGTCGCATTATCACTGTCGGGTGTATTGATCTGCTTCGCGTGA
- a CDS encoding BlaI/MecI/CopY family transcriptional regulator encodes MARVRGFGELEAAIMDRLWNRDPETDTTVREIFDELSTERHIAYTTVMSTMDNLHGKGWLSRERDGKAYRYRPTLTREEHSARLMLEALSGGGRSEAVLSHFVAQIDAEESADLRAALRRVARKSGRR; translated from the coding sequence ATGGCGCGGGTGCGTGGCTTCGGAGAACTCGAGGCGGCGATCATGGATCGCCTCTGGAATCGTGATCCTGAGACCGATACCACGGTTCGGGAGATATTCGACGAATTGAGCACCGAACGCCACATCGCGTACACCACGGTGATGTCGACGATGGACAATCTGCATGGCAAGGGCTGGCTGTCGCGGGAACGTGACGGTAAGGCTTACCGTTATCGACCAACCCTGACTCGAGAAGAACACAGCGCCCGTCTGATGCTCGAAGCCCTGAGCGGCGGAGGCCGATCGGAGGCTGTCCTCAGTCATTTCGTGGCACAGATCGACGCGGAGGAATCGGCGGACTTGCGCGCTGCGCTGCGGCGCGTTGCCCGTAAGTCTGGTCGGCGATGA